One window of the Arthrobacter sp. zg-Y919 genome contains the following:
- a CDS encoding helix-turn-helix transcriptional regulator, whose translation MQNTVAVERQRLGLSQVQLAALLGVSRQTVISIEKGRFDPSLPLAFRLAAVFGRSIEEIFTPEAGN comes from the coding sequence ATGCAGAACACTGTGGCCGTAGAGCGTCAGCGGCTGGGTTTATCCCAGGTGCAATTGGCGGCTCTGCTCGGCGTATCGCGGCAGACCGTGATCTCCATCGAGAAGGGGCGGTTCGATCCTTCGCTACCCCTGGCTTTCCGTCTTGCCGCAGTCTTCGGCAGGAGCATCGAGGAGATTTTTACGCCTGAAGCAGGGAACTAA